The proteins below are encoded in one region of Casimicrobium huifangae:
- a CDS encoding glucose 1-dehydrogenase, whose product MNTHPLFDLSGKRALITGSSQGIGLALAEALASAGAHVILNGRDRAKCERVAAAFVARGEQGSVQAFDVTDTANAAQHIDAIERDIGAIDILVNNTGVTHRSAFVDFPLTEYQRILQTNVESAFALSQATVRHMIPRGRGKIINVCSVNAELGRASIVPYTASKGALKMLTKGMCVELAKHGIQINGLGPGYFDTELTQSLVQNAEFTSWLKQRTPAGRWGNVEELKGAVIFLAAPASDFVNGHILYVDGGMTAGV is encoded by the coding sequence ATGAACACGCATCCACTATTCGACCTTTCCGGCAAACGCGCCCTCATCACTGGCTCCTCGCAGGGCATTGGCCTTGCGCTGGCAGAGGCGCTGGCGAGTGCGGGTGCGCATGTGATCCTGAACGGCCGCGACCGTGCCAAGTGCGAGCGCGTGGCCGCCGCCTTTGTGGCGCGCGGAGAACAGGGATCGGTACAGGCGTTTGACGTGACCGACACCGCCAACGCCGCGCAGCACATTGACGCCATCGAGCGCGACATCGGTGCCATCGACATCCTCGTCAACAATACCGGCGTCACCCATCGCAGCGCCTTCGTTGACTTTCCGCTCACCGAATACCAGCGCATCCTGCAAACCAATGTGGAGAGCGCCTTTGCACTGTCGCAGGCAACCGTGCGCCACATGATCCCGCGTGGTCGCGGCAAGATCATCAACGTCTGCTCGGTCAACGCCGAGCTCGGTCGCGCCAGTATCGTGCCTTATACCGCGTCAAAAGGCGCGCTCAAGATGCTGACCAAGGGCATGTGTGTTGAGCTGGCGAAGCACGGCATTCAGATCAACGGCCTTGGGCCAGGCTATTTCGACACTGAACTCACACAGTCGCTGGTGCAGAACGCCGAGTTCACCTCCTGGCTCAAGCAGCGCACGCCGGCCGGCCGCTGGGGTAATGTCGAAGAGTTGAAAGGCGCCGTCATCTTCCTCGCCGCGCCAGCGAGTGACTTTGTCAACGGGCACATCCTTTACGTGGATGGTGGCATGACGGCGGGGGTGTAG
- a CDS encoding RCC1 domain-containing protein yields the protein MAKHLVSVVGAAFAVLASQSASAAIDDIAAGYAATCIVVDGGVRCWGSGGSAVGASDGQSTAPVQMIAASSGATRVAVGRDHACAVVAGGLVCWGNQTAGALGNGATSGYTTPVQSVSAGAGITAVAAGDSFTCVLQGGGVRCTGTNTMGQLGDNTAASRSAFGDVTGMGSGTGYVALAAGGFHACAATSASGGLYCWGQNTYGQLFRNSPTTAFLPFQADLSAPVSAVRAGTSASCGLLADTSVWCYGYAASGQLGNGLLVQTLAPAISSGASDVSLGLGHACAIVNGGIQCWGNNLSLSILGNDVTGGIQPSPIQVPTFPAGSGATRVAAATAHTCAIVNGGVRCWGSDGSSRLGFFFDVPVNVSRFGPGNGTVTSQGGEVNCGGICRAWFVYNSNVVLTATPTAGATLLRWDGVTCTEGNTGPTCSFALDLPSFGQANVRVIFGKPMLNIDNSAAATAADPATDGILLLRYLLGFRGATLIANARGSAGASPLRDATEIEAYLAANLGALDVDRDGQTLALTDGLMILRRLLGLDGAAVTAGVNRGPNSDADVLTWIDALKP from the coding sequence TTGGCAAAACACCTGGTCAGCGTCGTCGGCGCGGCGTTTGCCGTGCTCGCGTCGCAGTCCGCGAGCGCCGCTATTGACGACATCGCAGCAGGTTACGCGGCGACGTGCATCGTGGTCGACGGCGGCGTGCGATGCTGGGGCAGCGGCGGCAGCGCTGTTGGCGCCTCGGACGGCCAGTCGACCGCGCCCGTGCAGATGATCGCCGCCAGCAGTGGGGCCACTCGCGTCGCTGTCGGGCGCGACCATGCCTGCGCGGTGGTGGCAGGTGGCCTCGTGTGTTGGGGCAACCAGACAGCCGGCGCCCTCGGCAATGGCGCGACTTCCGGCTACACCACCCCCGTGCAATCCGTCTCCGCCGGCGCGGGAATCACGGCGGTGGCAGCCGGCGACAGTTTCACGTGTGTACTGCAAGGCGGCGGCGTCCGCTGCACTGGCACGAACACGATGGGGCAACTGGGCGACAACACGGCCGCGTCTCGCTCTGCGTTCGGCGATGTCACGGGTATGGGTTCCGGCACCGGTTACGTCGCGCTGGCTGCTGGAGGCTTTCACGCCTGCGCCGCCACCAGCGCGAGCGGGGGGCTGTATTGCTGGGGGCAAAACACTTATGGTCAACTTTTTCGCAATTCGCCTACGACTGCGTTTTTGCCGTTCCAGGCGGACCTTTCTGCGCCGGTTAGTGCCGTCCGAGCGGGCACAAGTGCCTCGTGTGGTCTGCTCGCCGATACCAGCGTCTGGTGCTACGGCTATGCCGCGTCGGGACAGCTCGGCAATGGCCTCCTTGTCCAGACCTTGGCCCCTGCGATTTCCAGTGGAGCGTCCGACGTGTCGCTGGGTCTCGGTCATGCGTGCGCGATCGTGAATGGCGGCATCCAGTGCTGGGGAAACAACTTATCGTTGTCCATACTTGGCAACGATGTCACTGGTGGAATCCAGCCTTCTCCCATACAAGTGCCAACATTTCCTGCCGGGTCTGGCGCAACACGCGTCGCCGCTGCGACAGCACACACCTGTGCGATCGTGAATGGCGGGGTGCGTTGTTGGGGATCAGACGGCAGTTCACGTCTCGGCTTTTTCTTTGATGTCCCGGTGAACGTCAGCCGATTTGGGCCTGGGAACGGTACGGTCACCTCCCAAGGCGGGGAAGTCAACTGCGGCGGCATCTGCCGTGCATGGTTTGTCTACAACAGCAATGTGGTGCTCACTGCAACGCCCACGGCTGGCGCGACCCTCCTGCGGTGGGATGGCGTTACCTGCACTGAAGGGAACACCGGCCCGACGTGCTCATTCGCGCTCGACCTGCCTTCGTTCGGTCAGGCGAACGTACGCGTCATCTTTGGCAAGCCGATGCTCAATATTGACAACTCCGCCGCCGCGACTGCGGCAGACCCGGCGACCGACGGCATATTGCTGCTGCGCTACCTGCTCGGGTTCCGCGGCGCAACGCTGATCGCCAACGCCCGTGGCAGCGCGGGCGCCAGCCCGCTGCGCGATGCAACCGAGATCGAAGCGTATCTCGCCGCCAATCTCGGTGCGCTTGATGTAGATCGCGACGGTCAAACGCTTGCGCTGACTGACGGCCTGATGATTCTGCGCCGGCTACTCGGCCTCGACGGCGCAGCGGTAACTGCAGGCGTCAATCGTGGCCCCAACAGCGACGCGGATGTGCTGACCTGGATCGACGCGCTGAAGCCTTGA
- a CDS encoding L-idonate 5-dehydrogenase, with translation MLMAMLYGAKDLRLERGDEPPVGDGQVKVRFGAGGICGSDLSYYGKGRVGDFAVMQPLCLGHEVSGEVVEVGAGVTRVKKGDRVAINPNQPCRICRTCVAGKGHLCLKMNFYGSAAVFPHIQGVFREVIVASEAQCFPVPQSCDFRTAAMAEPLAVALHAVRRAGSLVGKSVLVTGVGPIGSLCVLAARRAGAARIVVTDVADGALKRAGALGIDDAVNAVSAPERVEAWYANKGSFDVTFECSGNAAAMTTAIQATASGGCVVQVGMIAGPTADIPVNRFVSREVDLLGAFRFDSEYGAAVRELATGGIDVSPLLTHTFKMTAANDAFAVAADRSQSMKVHLVFG, from the coding sequence ATGTTGATGGCAATGCTTTACGGCGCGAAAGATTTGCGCCTGGAACGCGGCGACGAGCCGCCGGTGGGCGACGGACAGGTCAAGGTGCGCTTCGGCGCGGGCGGCATCTGTGGCAGTGACCTTTCGTACTACGGCAAAGGCCGCGTGGGAGATTTCGCGGTGATGCAGCCGCTTTGCCTTGGCCACGAAGTTTCCGGCGAGGTGGTGGAAGTGGGCGCCGGTGTTACCCGCGTGAAAAAGGGCGATCGCGTGGCGATCAACCCGAACCAGCCTTGCCGCATCTGTCGCACTTGCGTGGCTGGCAAAGGGCATCTGTGTCTGAAAATGAATTTCTACGGCAGCGCAGCGGTGTTTCCGCACATTCAGGGCGTGTTCCGCGAGGTGATTGTCGCCAGCGAGGCACAGTGCTTTCCGGTGCCACAAAGCTGTGACTTCCGCACGGCAGCGATGGCGGAGCCGCTGGCCGTGGCGCTGCACGCGGTACGCCGCGCTGGCTCGCTGGTCGGCAAGTCGGTGCTGGTCACTGGCGTCGGCCCGATCGGCAGCCTTTGCGTGCTCGCGGCGCGGCGGGCGGGCGCCGCCCGCATCGTGGTAACCGACGTTGCCGACGGGGCGCTGAAGCGCGCCGGGGCGCTGGGCATCGACGACGCCGTCAACGCCGTGAGTGCGCCCGAGCGCGTTGAGGCCTGGTACGCCAACAAGGGCAGCTTCGACGTGACCTTTGAATGCTCCGGCAATGCTGCCGCCATGACCACCGCCATTCAGGCCACCGCGTCGGGCGGTTGCGTGGTGCAGGTGGGGATGATCGCAGGGCCGACGGCCGACATCCCGGTCAACCGCTTCGTCTCGCGCGAAGTGGATCTGCTCGGCGCCTTCCGCTTTGACAGCGAATATGGGGCCGCAGTGCGTGAGCTGGCCACGGGCGGCATCGACGTGTCGCCGCTGCTAACCCATACCTTCAAGATGACCGCGGCCAACGATGCCTTCGCCGTCGCGGCAGACCGGTCACAAAGCATGAAGGTGCATCTGGTGTTCGGCTGA
- a CDS encoding ABC transporter substrate-binding protein — translation MLLASSIALAAPARDIVIAQVAPQTGVQASSGKAYTAGLRLGFTAANANGGINGVPVRLVTVDDAYKPEETVRLAKELLARESPVAFAATVGTANADALIKAGVLTESGVPLVGPSSGAGSVIGQPGIYSTKASYADEVNQLFSTLNSMGLSRVAVLYQDDGYGRDLLNSANALAPKYKIELVARSPYDRITGNVEKPINDLLKVDTQVIFLAAISAPAANFIKGYKQRGGTAMLIGPSPVDIAYLQKNLSKEQLRGYVASTVGPIETRTSLPIIRDYLKLKAANPSPDYGIRSLEGYVTARVIVAGLQRGKATPDGLQQGLKSIRALDLGGVSVDYSDLKRGGSNYVDFVTIDRSGSIVR, via the coding sequence ATGCTATTGGCATCGTCGATCGCGTTGGCGGCACCGGCCCGCGACATCGTGATCGCACAGGTGGCGCCGCAAACGGGCGTCCAGGCCAGCTCGGGCAAGGCCTACACCGCCGGTCTGCGGCTGGGATTCACTGCCGCCAACGCGAACGGCGGCATCAATGGCGTCCCGGTGCGGCTGGTCACGGTTGACGATGCCTACAAGCCCGAAGAAACCGTGCGGCTGGCCAAAGAACTGCTCGCCAGGGAATCGCCGGTGGCCTTTGCCGCCACGGTGGGCACCGCCAACGCCGATGCCCTGATCAAGGCCGGCGTACTGACGGAAAGCGGCGTGCCGCTGGTGGGCCCGAGTTCCGGCGCCGGCAGCGTGATTGGCCAGCCGGGCATTTACAGCACCAAGGCCAGCTACGCCGATGAGGTGAACCAGCTCTTTTCCACGCTCAACAGCATGGGGCTGTCACGTGTGGCTGTGCTTTATCAGGACGACGGCTATGGCCGCGACCTGCTCAACAGCGCCAACGCACTGGCCCCGAAATACAAGATCGAGCTGGTGGCCCGCAGCCCCTACGACCGGATCACCGGCAACGTCGAGAAGCCGATCAACGACTTGCTCAAGGTCGATACGCAAGTCATCTTTCTCGCCGCCATTTCGGCGCCGGCAGCCAACTTCATCAAGGGTTACAAGCAGCGTGGCGGCACCGCCATGCTGATCGGCCCGTCGCCGGTGGATATTGCCTATCTGCAGAAGAACCTCAGCAAGGAGCAATTGCGCGGCTATGTCGCCTCCACCGTGGGGCCGATCGAAACCCGCACCTCGCTGCCCATCATCCGCGACTACCTGAAGCTCAAGGCTGCCAATCCCTCGCCAGACTACGGCATTCGCTCGCTTGAGGGCTACGTGACAGCGCGGGTGATCGTGGCTGGGCTGCAGCGCGGCAAGGCCACGCCCGATGGCCTGCAGCAGGGGCTGAAGTCGATCCGCGCACTTGACCTGGGCGGCGTCAGCGTCGACTACTCGGACTTGAAGCGCGGCGGCAGCAACTACGTCGATTTCGTCACCATCGACCGTTCCGGCTCGATTGTGCGTTAA